A single genomic interval of Camelina sativa cultivar DH55 chromosome 11, Cs, whole genome shotgun sequence harbors:
- the LOC104721784 gene encoding early nodulin-like protein 1: MGIIVPILTLVFLLFAKVSHGASTPRVILVGGSVGAWKVPDAPNNTLNHWAENTRFKVGDFLVWKYDMKVDSVLEVTKEDYDSCNTAKPLKQYKDGHTEVHLDKSGPYFFISGAPGNCAKGEKITLVVLSERPSGDGSVAPKASPVSPTAPAPAPHNAAGGLKVASGWFLTAVVIGLAMA, translated from the exons atggGGATCATTGTTCCAATTCTCACCCTTGTTTTCCTCTTGTTTGCTAAAGTGAGCCATGGTGCATCCACCCCTAGGGTGATTCTGGTCGGCGGATCTGTGGGAGCGTGGAAGGTCCCTGATGCTCCCAACAACACTCTCAATCACTGGGCCGAGAACACCCGTTTCAAAGTCGGCGACTTCCTCG TGTGGAAGTACGACATGAAAGTAGATTCAGTACTAGAAGTGACAAAAGAAGATTACGATAGCTGTAACACAGCAAAGCCCTTGAAGCAATACAAGGATGGACACACTGAGGTTCATCTTGACAAATCTGGCCCTTACTTCTTCATTAGTGGTGCTCCTGGAAACTGCGCTAAAGGTGAAAAGATTACTCTTGTTGTTTTGTCTGAACGACCATCCGGTGATGGCAGTGTCGCTCCTAAGGCTTCTCCTGTTAGCCCTACAGCTCCGGCTCCAGCTCCCCATAACGCTGCTGGTGGATTAAAGGTTGCAAGCGGTTGGTTCTTGACCGCAGTTGTGATTGGTTTGGCTATGGCTTAA
- the LOC104727655 gene encoding early nodulin-like protein 1, which yields MLMWKYDMKVDSVLEVTKEDYDSCNTAKPLKQYKDGHTEVHLDKSGPYFFISGAPGNCAKGEKITLVVLSERPSGDGSVAPKASPVSPTAPAPAPHNAAGGLKVASGWFLTAVVIGLAMA from the exons ATGTTAA TGTGGAAGTACGACATGAAAGTAGATTCAGTACTAGAAGTGACAAAAGAAGATTACGATAGCTGTAACACAGCAAAGCCCTTGAAGCAATACAAGGATGGACACACTGAGGTTCATCTTGACAAATCTGGCCCTTACTTCTTCATTAGTGGTGCTCCTGGAAACTGCGCTAAAGGTGAAAAGATTACTCTTGTTGTTTTGTCTGAACGACCATCCGGTGATGGCAGTGTCGCTCCTAAGGCTTCTCCTGTTAGTCCTACAGCTCCGGCTCCAGCTCCCCATAACGCTGCTGGTGGATTAAAGGTTGCAAGCGGTTGGTTCTTGACCGCAGTTGTGATTGGTTTGGCTATGGCTTAA
- the LOC104727654 gene encoding signal recognition particle receptor subunit alpha homolog — protein sequence MRKTIKVSSSLVFNLSLFVNYVIWDYFTKKKNXVEQLRTHARRLQIPIFEKGYEKDPAVVAKEAIQEATRNGSDVVLVDTAGRMQDNEPLMRALSKLINLNQPDLVLFVGEALVGNDAVDQLSKFNQKLSDLSTSGNPRLIDGILLTKFDTIDDKVGAALSMVYISGSPVMFVGCGQSYTDLKKLNVKAIVKTLLK from the exons atgagaAAAACTATTAAAGTTTCTTCCTCTCTCGTATTCAACCTTTCCCTATTTGTAAATTATGTTATTTGGgactattttacaaaaaaaaaaaatcNGGTTGAGCAGTTAAGGACTCATGCTCGTAGGTTACAG ATACCGATATTTGAAAAGGGGTATGAAAAGGATCCAGCAGTAGTTGCTAAAGAAGCTATTCAAGAAGCAACTAGAAACGGATCCGATGTTGTTCTTGTTGACACAGCTGGTAGGATGCAGGATAACGAACCTCTGATGAGAGCACTCTCAAAGCTCATCAACCTTAATCAGCCAGACTTGGTCTTGTTTGTTGGTGAAGCACTTGTTGGAAACGATGCAGTAGACCAGCTCTCAAAGTTTAACCAG AAACTTTCGGATCTCTCCACCTCTGGGAACCCAAGACTGATCGATGGAATCTTACTGACTAAGTTCGATACCATTGATGACAAg gTTGGAGCAGCTTTATCGATGGTTTACATATCGGGATCACCGGTTATGTTCGTGGGTTGTGGCCAGTCTTACACTGACCTGAAGAAGCTTAATGTCAAAGCCATAGTCAAGACACTTCTCAAGtga
- the LOC104721787 gene encoding 1-acyl-sn-glycerol-3-phosphate acyltransferase 1, chloroplastic-like, which yields MSSNLTHVFGSRDSAMDVASARSISSHPSYYRNPICSSQSSLIRLSRDKVCCFGRISNGIASFSTSLHAVPRGRNLSETRRTGFQLCNRSLSWDPLRFLYKKSHRLSELARTITVRSDLSGAATPESSYPEPEIKLSSRLRGVCFCLVAAVSAIVLIVLMLVGHPFVLLFDRYRRKFHHFIAKLWASISIYPFYNITIEGLENLPSSDTAAVYVSNHQSFLDIYTLLSLGKSFKFISKTGIFVIPIIGWAMSMMGVVPLKRMDPRSQMDCLKRCMELLKKGASVFFFPEGTRSKDGQLGPFKKGAFSVAAKTGVPVVPITLMGTGKIMPTGSEGILNHGEVRVIIHKPIHGSKADVLCNEARSKIAESMDHLS from the exons ATGAGCTCAAATCTGACGCATGTTTTTGGCTCGAGAGATTCCGCCATGGATGTCGCTTCTGCTCGGAGCATCTCTTCACACCCTTCAT ATTATAGAAACCCGATTTGTTCATCACAGTCATCGTTGATTCGG CTTTCGAGAGATAAAGTATGTTGCTTTGGTCGTATTTCGAATGGTATAGCGAGCTTTAGTACTTCCCTTCATG CTGTTCCGAGGGGAAGAAATTTGAGTGAAACAAGACGTACTGGCTTTCAATTGTGTAACCGCTCTTTAAGTTGGGATCCTCTCAGATTTCTTTATAAGAAATCACATAGATTAAGTGAATTGGCAAGAACTATCACTGTGAGATCAGATCTTTCTGGAGCTGCAACCCCTGAATCTTCTTATCCGGAAccag AGATTAAGTTGAGCTCAAGACTCAGAGGGGTATGCTTTTGCCTTGTTGCTGCCGTTTCTGCCATTGTTCTCATTGTCCTGATGTTAGTTGGTCATCCGTTCGTCCTTCTCTTCGATCGCTATAGGAGAAAATTCCATCACTTCATCGCTAAACTTTGGGCTTCCATAAGCATTTATCCCTTTTACAATATCACCATCGAGGGTTTGGAGAATCTCCCATCATCAGATACTGCAGCTGTATATGTTTCAAACCACCAAAGTTTCCTGGATATCTACACACTTCTCAGTCTTGGAAAAAGCTTTAAGTTCATCAGCAAGACAGGGATATTCGTAATTCCCATTATCGGTTGGGCCATGTCAATGATGGGTGTCGTTCCCTTGAAGCGGATGGACCCAAGAAGCCAAATG GATTGCTTAAAACGTTGCATGGAACTACTAAAGAAGGGAGCATCAGTATTTTTCTTCCCAGAAGGAACACGGAGCAAGGATGGTCAGTTAGGTCCGTTCAAG AAAGGCGCATTTTCGGTGGCTGCAAAGACGGGAGTTCCAGTAGTACCAATAACGCTAATGGGAACAGGCAAAATCATGCCAACGGGTAGTGAAGGAATACTGAACCATGGGGAGGTCAGAGTTATCATCCATAAGCCGATACATGGAAGTAAAGCGGATGTTCTTTGCAACGAGGCCAGAAGCAAGATTGCAGAATCTATGGATCACTTAAGCTGA
- the LOC104721786 gene encoding early nodulin-like protein 1, whose protein sequence is MGIIVPILTLVFLLFAKVSHGASTPRVILVGGSVGAWKVPDAPNNTLNHWAENTRFKVGDFLVWKYDMKVDSVLEVTKEDYDSCNTAKPLKQYKDGHTEVHLDKSGPYFFISGAPGNCAKGEKITLVVLSERPSGDGSVAPKASPVSPTAPAPAPHNAAGGMKVASGWFLTTVVIGLAMA, encoded by the exons atggGGATCATTGTTCCAATTCTCACCCTTGTTTTCCTCTTGTTTGCTAAAGTGAGCCATGGTGCATCCACCCCTAGGGTGATTCTGGTCGGCGGATCTGTGGGAGCGTGGAAGGTCCCTGATGCTCCCAACAACACTCTCAATCACTGGGCCGAGAACACCCGTTTCAAAGTCGGCGACTTCCTCG TGTGGAAGTACGACATGAAAGTAGATTCAGTACTAGAAGTGACAAAAGAAGATTACGATAGCTGTAACACAGCAAAGCCCTTGAAGCAATACAAGGATGGACACACTGAGGTTCATCTTGACAAATCTGGCCCTTACTTCTTCATTAGTGGTGCTCCTGGAAACTGCGCTAAAGGTGAAAAGATTACTCTTGTTGTTTTGTCTGAACGACCATCCGGTGATGGCAGTGTCGCTCCTAAGGCTTCTCCTGTTAGCCCTACAGCTCCGGCTCCAGCTCCCCATAACGCTGCTGGTGGAATGAAGGTTGCAAGCGGTTGGTTCTTGACCACAGTTGTGATTGGTTTGGCTATGGCTTAA